A genomic region of Paenibacillus sp. PL2-23 contains the following coding sequences:
- a CDS encoding oligosaccharide flippase family protein: MGSRKRSDDRRQLRLLRSGVILMAGAALLTKLIGALQKIPLQNLAGDRVFGIYNAVYPFYQLISVLATAGLPTAVSILIAHRLEEGGSEEGTRLTVAAALLLLGVTGAVTFGLMWMSADLTASFIGDESAALAIRILSVALLFAPLVAVLRGYEQGKRRMGLSAASQVAEQVIRVAVMLLALEVGLLAGWSDAKLAAGVMSGAAAGAAVALLLLASRSWRPGSAKKRERMDAAPYPGKLLGEIRRLASFAGPAALASIVVPVIGVVDAFMVPRLLRESGMAEGAAMSLFGVYSRGGPLVQLVTMVAGAAAAAMVPGLAAAKSQGAAQTLELRLNMQLRAAWMAGGAAALGLVLLAEPLNVMLYKDAKGTTAFALVGCTALAGSVSAVVAPALQALGSARAPIALLLLAALLKGALNAALVPSLGIEGAALSGVVALSAAAMLGAAALRHAAAGLRPPHAPAWRRGPGLGPAAAGVMALAVMAASVLLAERGLSAALGQGLPPRGEAAALALTGAAVGAVVFAAAALRGGVVSAREWRALPGGEAWAARLRRWRLIPPADEQ; this comes from the coding sequence ATGGGGAGCCGTAAGCGCTCGGACGACCGCCGCCAATTGCGCTTGCTTCGCAGCGGCGTGATTCTGATGGCGGGAGCGGCTCTTCTGACGAAGCTGATTGGGGCTTTGCAGAAGATTCCGCTTCAAAATTTGGCAGGGGATCGCGTCTTCGGCATTTATAACGCGGTTTATCCGTTCTACCAGCTGATCTCGGTGCTGGCGACGGCAGGCCTTCCTACGGCGGTGTCGATTCTGATCGCGCACCGTCTGGAGGAGGGCGGCTCCGAGGAGGGGACGCGGCTTACCGTAGCAGCGGCGCTGCTGCTGCTGGGAGTGACCGGCGCGGTGACGTTCGGCTTGATGTGGATGAGCGCCGATCTGACGGCCTCCTTCATCGGCGACGAGTCCGCTGCGCTGGCGATTCGTATTTTGTCGGTGGCGTTGCTGTTCGCGCCGCTGGTGGCTGTGCTGCGCGGTTATGAGCAAGGCAAGCGGAGGATGGGCTTGTCCGCAGCATCGCAGGTGGCGGAGCAGGTGATCCGGGTGGCCGTCATGCTGCTAGCGCTGGAGGTTGGACTGCTGGCGGGCTGGAGTGATGCCAAGCTGGCTGCCGGCGTGATGAGCGGGGCGGCAGCGGGAGCGGCCGTCGCACTGCTGCTGCTGGCGTCGAGAAGCTGGCGGCCAGGCTCCGCCAAGAAGCGGGAGCGGATGGACGCTGCTCCGTACCCAGGCAAGCTGCTCGGCGAGATTCGGAGGCTGGCAAGCTTTGCCGGACCGGCCGCGCTGGCCTCCATCGTCGTGCCCGTTATTGGAGTCGTGGACGCTTTCATGGTGCCGCGGCTGCTCCGGGAGAGCGGTATGGCGGAGGGTGCGGCGATGAGCCTCTTCGGCGTCTACAGCCGGGGCGGCCCGCTCGTGCAGCTGGTCACGATGGTGGCGGGAGCGGCCGCCGCGGCTATGGTGCCGGGCCTTGCCGCCGCCAAGTCGCAGGGCGCGGCGCAGACGCTGGAGCTGCGCCTGAATATGCAGCTGCGCGCCGCCTGGATGGCCGGCGGCGCGGCTGCTCTGGGGCTCGTTCTGCTGGCGGAGCCGCTGAACGTCATGCTCTACAAGGACGCGAAGGGCACAACCGCCTTCGCGCTGGTAGGCTGCACCGCGCTCGCCGGCAGCGTCAGCGCGGTCGTGGCGCCCGCGCTGCAAGCGCTTGGCTCCGCGCGGGCGCCTATCGCGCTGCTGCTCCTCGCAGCGCTGCTGAAGGGCGCGCTCAACGCCGCTCTCGTGCCCTCCCTCGGTATCGAGGGAGCGGCCCTCTCCGGCGTTGTCGCGCTGAGCGCCGCCGCCATGCTGGGCGCGGCGGCGCTGCGCCATGCGGCTGCGGGGCTCCGCCCGCCGCATGCGCCGGCTTGGCGGCGCGGGCCGGGACTCGGCCCCGCGGCCGCGGGCGTGATGGCGCTGGCGGTTATGGCCGCCAGCGTGCTTTTGGCCGAGCGCGGGCTGTCCGCCGCGCTCGGGCAGGGGCTGCCGCCGCGGGGCGAGGCGGCAGCCTTGGCGCTGACGGGCGCAGCCGTCGGCGCAGTGGTGTTCGCCGCCGCGGCTTTGCGCGGGGGCGTGGTCAGCGCGCGCGAATGGCGCGCGTTGCCGGGCGGCGAGGCGTGGGCCGCGCGGCTGAGGCGCTGGCGGCTGATTCCGCCGGCGGACGAGCAGTGA
- the spoVT gene encoding stage V sporulation protein T yields the protein MKATGIVRRIDDLGRVVIPKEIRRTLRIREGDPLEIFVDRDGEVILKKYSPIGELGDFAKEYAESLHESTGHITLISDRDTIITVAGASKKELMDKPIGGTLETCMDNRKTLTEAVGGPFEIVKDLQEEYSSFVISPIIAGGDPIGTVVLLSKDESVKMAQMEMKMAETAAGFLAKQMEQ from the coding sequence ATGAAAGCAACTGGAATAGTACGTCGTATTGATGATCTAGGGCGAGTGGTGATTCCAAAAGAGATTCGCCGCACCTTGCGTATTCGTGAGGGAGATCCTTTGGAAATTTTTGTTGACCGCGACGGCGAAGTCATCCTGAAGAAGTATTCCCCGATTGGCGAGCTTGGCGACTTCGCCAAGGAATATGCGGAATCGCTCCATGAGAGCACCGGCCATATTACGCTGATCTCCGATCGCGACACCATCATTACGGTAGCGGGCGCTTCCAAGAAGGAGCTGATGGACAAGCCAATCGGCGGTACGTTGGAAACCTGCATGGACAACCGCAAGACGTTGACGGAAGCGGTGGGCGGACCGTTCGAAATTGTAAAGGATCTGCAGGAGGAATACAGCTCATTCGTCATATCCCCTATTATTGCAGGCGGCGATCCCATCGGCACAGTAGTGCTGCTCAGCAAGGACGAGTCGGTGAAGATGGCTCAGATGGAGATGAAGATGGCGGAGACGGCGGCAGGCTTCCTCGCCAAGCAGATGGAGCAATAG
- a CDS encoding SPFH domain-containing protein, with protein MREKRALYVSGYLGLLVAIVAGIGGAALTIVQATSDSPSGIIITVGLTLVILSLLMLSSFVIVQPNEAKVITFFGTYIGTITESGLWMVLPLTSKATVSLKVRNFNSQKLKVNDAEGNPVEIGAVIVFKVVDTAKASFDVDQYERFVEIQSETAIRHIAAQYPYDIFEDASGLTLRGNADEVAAELLRELQERLDVAGVELRETRITHLAYSPEIASAMLQRQQAIAIVAARQKIVEGAVGMVDAALRKLEENGIELDAERRAAMVNNLMVSIVSDRAAQPVINTGSLYS; from the coding sequence ATGAGGGAGAAAAGGGCACTGTACGTTAGCGGATATTTGGGATTGCTTGTGGCGATTGTGGCTGGCATAGGCGGAGCGGCGCTCACGATTGTGCAGGCGACCAGCGATTCACCGTCGGGGATCATAATTACCGTCGGCTTAACGCTCGTCATCTTGTCGTTGCTTATGCTGTCGTCGTTCGTGATTGTGCAGCCTAATGAAGCGAAGGTGATTACGTTCTTCGGCACGTATATCGGCACCATTACGGAGAGCGGCTTGTGGATGGTGTTGCCGCTGACGTCCAAGGCGACGGTATCGCTGAAGGTGCGCAATTTCAACAGCCAGAAGCTGAAGGTGAATGACGCGGAGGGTAACCCTGTCGAGATTGGCGCGGTTATTGTGTTCAAGGTGGTGGATACGGCGAAGGCTTCCTTCGATGTGGATCAATATGAGCGCTTCGTAGAAATTCAGAGCGAGACAGCGATTCGCCATATCGCGGCGCAATATCCTTATGATATTTTTGAGGATGCTTCCGGACTTACGCTTCGGGGCAATGCGGACGAGGTCGCTGCGGAGCTGCTGCGCGAGCTGCAGGAGCGGCTTGACGTGGCAGGCGTGGAGCTGAGGGAGACGCGTATTACGCATCTTGCCTACTCGCCGGAGATTGCCAGCGCCATGCTGCAGCGTCAGCAGGCGATTGCGATTGTGGCGGCGCGCCAGAAAATCGTGGAAGGCGCTGTTGGTATGGTGGATGCGGCTCTGCGCAAGCTGGAGGAGAACGGAATCGAGCTGGATGCCGAGCGGCGGGCGGCGATGGTGAACAACCTGATGGTCTCGATTGTATCCGACCGGGCGGCGCAGCCGGTTATTAATACAGGCTCTCTGTACAGCTAA
- a CDS encoding peptidylprolyl isomerase, giving the protein MFHSTRKSAWRRTALLIASAVLAMTMLAACGGDKGHSLSFKDVSDGEVVATYKDGQVTQAELDKYLGLYALSQPAYASIIEVPEFKKVLLEQYVSYKLLGARASEDALKAAREQVDEQLKLYQDFKKNDETFAAEVEEKGITDADMATFLLLNAATIEHLNAQVTDEDINKSFETMKNDFTLVTARHILVATSERDPATQESKELRTLDEALALAKEAKAKLEAGGDWTAIAKEYSDDPGSKEKGGLYEKQAAGGWVEAFKKAALEQEIGAIGEPVETEYGYHVIQVEKREETTYDALSDENKEQVKSAAAYSYLEKFMTEDMPKQELTITLHEAEAEEEGAGDAAAGDAAAGDEKKE; this is encoded by the coding sequence ATGTTCCACAGTACAAGGAAATCGGCATGGCGCAGAACGGCGCTGCTGATCGCTTCGGCAGTGCTCGCCATGACGATGCTGGCGGCATGCGGAGGCGACAAAGGGCATTCGCTTTCGTTCAAGGACGTAAGCGACGGAGAGGTCGTCGCCACCTACAAAGACGGTCAGGTAACACAAGCTGAATTGGACAAATATCTGGGTCTGTATGCGCTGTCGCAGCCGGCGTACGCGTCCATTATAGAAGTGCCGGAATTCAAGAAGGTTCTGCTTGAGCAATATGTGTCGTACAAGCTTCTGGGCGCCCGAGCTTCGGAGGATGCCTTGAAGGCAGCTCGCGAGCAGGTGGACGAGCAGCTCAAGCTCTACCAAGACTTCAAGAAAAATGACGAGACGTTCGCGGCTGAGGTTGAGGAGAAGGGAATTACCGACGCAGACATGGCGACGTTCCTTCTGTTGAACGCGGCGACGATTGAGCATTTGAACGCCCAGGTGACGGATGAGGATATTAACAAGTCATTCGAAACCATGAAAAACGACTTCACGCTCGTCACCGCTCGCCATATTCTGGTGGCGACGTCGGAGAGGGACCCGGCCACGCAGGAATCCAAGGAGCTTCGCACGCTCGACGAGGCGCTTGCACTCGCCAAGGAAGCCAAGGCGAAGCTGGAGGCCGGCGGAGATTGGACGGCGATCGCTAAGGAATACTCCGATGACCCGGGCTCCAAGGAGAAAGGCGGCCTGTATGAGAAGCAGGCGGCCGGCGGCTGGGTAGAGGCCTTCAAGAAAGCGGCGCTGGAGCAGGAGATCGGCGCAATTGGCGAGCCTGTCGAGACCGAATATGGCTACCATGTCATCCAGGTCGAGAAGCGTGAGGAAACAACGTACGATGCGCTCAGCGACGAGAATAAGGAGCAGGTGAAAAGCGCAGCGGCCTACTCGTACCTGGAGAAATTCATGACAGAGGACATGCCGAAGCAGGAGCTGACCATTACGCTTCATGAAGCTGAGGCGGAGGAAGAGGGCGCAGGCGACGCAGCAGCTGGCGACGCGGCAGCCGGCGACGAGAAGAAGGAATAA